A region of the Andrena cerasifolii isolate SP2316 chromosome 15, iyAndCera1_principal, whole genome shotgun sequence genome:
TAAAAGTTTACAACCCTCGTATCAAGTCTACGAGgcgcggactgacagaccgaatgTCTAACAGATGTGGCGTCGAAAAGGACAAGGCATCCTTGTGCGTCCTTAGTGGTCTGGTGAAGCTAACGCTCAACAAGTGTGCCGAAGAGTATATTAGATAGTTCTCCGATACGATTAAGTATGCCTCGCTTACGACGAGTGTTACGTTCTAGGCTAATGGGTTTGCTGTATCCTAAACAAGTCAATAGGGTATCTCTTTGAACTAAAGTACGCTTGAACCTATTAATAATATCAGTCAAAACTGACGTGGATTGTGGTCCGGCTTGTGTGAAGAGCGGATGATGCAGCGTTTGTGCGATTTGGAGCTCCGTTTGTTGAACTTCTCGCAAGTCGACATAGACAAC
Encoded here:
- the LOC143377237 gene encoding uncharacterized protein LOC143377237, which gives rise to MARTIHYHQISITQLRHSKGQSEIMMTLLPILLLLSGVSGNEIQSPVTVTRFERTPNLYLDAISPTNLYHRQWKTVVYVDLREVQQTELQIAQTLHHPLFTQAGPQSTSVLTDIINRFKRTLVQRDTLLTCLGYSKPISLERNTRRKRGILNRIGELSNILFGTLVER